CAACTGCCTGCCGCCTGGAAGGGCGAGCAGGTGTTCCTCCGCTTCGAGAAGGTCGCGTCCGGCTCGTTCGTCTGGGTGAACGGCCGGCAGGTCGGCTACAATGAAGGCGCGCAGGAGCCTTCCGAATACAATATTACGCCTTACCTCAAGCCCGGCAAGAACACCGTCGCCGTGCTGGTGGTGAAGTACTGCGACGGCTACTATCTCGAGGGACAGGACTACTGGCGCCTGGCCGGTATCTTCGACGACGTCACGGTCTTTGCCGTGCCCCGGGTCCGCATCCGCGACTGGCAGGTGATCACGGACTTCGGCGCCGATTACATCGATTCCGACCTGAGCCTGGCCGTCGACCTGCAGGCCTTCGGCGCTTCCGAGTCCGGACTCGGACTGGCCGCCGAAGTGTCCTTCCGCGGCCAGCCGGTGGCTTCGATGCAGCGTTCCGGCATTGACCTGGCCGCCGACGGCCAGCAGACGGTGCGCCTGGGCGCCCGCGTCGCCGCGCCGAGGAAGTGGTCGTCCGAGACGCCGGACCTCTATGACCTGAAGATGACGCTGACGGACGCTTCGGGACGCGTCGTGGACGAGGTCTGCAAGCGTATCGGTTTCAAGAAGACCGAAATCCGCGACGGCGTGTTCTATCTGAACGGCCAGCCGCTGAAGGTCAGCGCCACCAATTCGCACATGCAGCATCCCGACCTGGGCCACGCGATGACCGAAGACGTGGTACGCCGGGATTTCGAGATACTCAAGCAGTTCAATTTCAACGCTGTCCGCACTTCGCACTATCCGCCGGTGAACGAATATCTGGATCTGGCGGACGAATACGGCCTCTTCATCATCGACGAGACCGGCGATGAAGCCCACGCCACGGAGTATGCCAGCGACATGCCTGAATTCACGGAGATGTACCGCGAGCGGGTGCGCCGGATGGTCCTGCGCGACCGCAACCACGCCTGCGTGCTCTTCTGGAGCGCAGGCAACGAAAGCGGCGAGGGCGACAATATCACCGAAGTGGTCAAGGAGGGCAAGTCCCTCGATCCCACGCGCTTCTGGATGTACGGCGGCAATGCCGCCAAGCACCCGGCCGAAGACATCGTCGGCCCCCGCTATCCTTCTCCGCTCGAGCACGAAATCGGCTATGGCCTCGACAGGCAGGACCTGCGGCCGTCCTTCATGGACGAGTATCTGTCCGTGGCCGGCAACGGCGGTGGCGGGGTGGATGATTACTGGGATGTCATCTACGCTCATCCCAAGCTCCTGGGCGGCGCCCTCTGGGATTTCGTCAGCGTCGGTCTCAATCAGCCTGTCCGCGCCCTGCAGGACAAGTCCGGGAACGGCGTTCCCGCCCACATCATGGGGCAGGCCCGCCTGGTCAAGGGACGCACCGGCAACGCCATCGACCTGAACAGGCAGGACCAGTGGGTGCAGGTGTACCGCGCCGACGCCGTGGAGATCTCCGGAGACGGCCTGACCCTGACGCTCGACATCCTGCCGCGCCGCTACAACGCCGACGGCGGCTACCTGATCACCAAGGGAGAGAACCAGTTCGGCCTCAAGCAGCAGGGAACCGACCGGCTCGATTTCTATCTCGACAACGGTGCGCGCCAGGTGCTGAGCGCACCGCTCCCGACGGATTGGGAAGGCCGCTGGCACAATGTGACGGCCACCTATGACGGCCGGGCGATGCGCATCTATATCGACGGCGCGGAAGCGGCCTCGATGCCGATGAAGGGCTCGATCCGCAACCTGCCGCTCTCGCTCTGCATCGGACGCAGCGAAGAGGCGCTCGGACAGGATACCAACGTGTTTGTCTGCGACGCGCTCATCGACAATGCCGGCGTGTTCGACAAAGCTTTCGCCCCGTCCGCCCTGGACCCTTCCCAGGCGGCTCTCTGGCTGGATTTCGAGGAAGAAACCCGCGAAGGGACCTTCTGGTCCTATGGCATCGGAGCCCGGACTTATGGCAGCATCTGGCCGGACCGGAGCGTCCAGCCCGAAATGTGGCAGCTGAAGAAAAGCACGCAGCCGCTGGCTTTCCTGCCGGTGGATCCGGAGCGGGGGATCGTGGAGGTGTGGAACCGCAACCACTTCCTCAATGCTTCCCACTACAAGACCGTCTGGACCTTGAGCGCGGACGAGGAAGTCGTCGATTCCGGCGTCCTGGACCTGGACGTGGCGCCGCTGAGCCGGCAGATCGTCCGCGTTCCTGTCCAGCGCCCTGCGGCCGTGCCCGGCAAGGAGTACCGGCTGAACTTCAGTTCCGTCCTGGCGCATGACGAAATCTGGGCCAAAGCGGGCCATGAAGTCAGCTGGGAGCAGTTTGAGCTCAAGTCCTGGAACGTTCCGGCGGCGCCCGTTCCCGCCTCCGGAAAGCAGGTCCGCCTGCAGAACGACGGCAACCGCATCGTGGCCTCCGGCGAAGGATTCGCTTATGGATTCGACGCCCGGACCGGCGCACTGGTCTCCGTGGTCGTGGATGGCAGGGAACTGCTCGCGGAGCCGCTCCGTTTCAATCTCTGGCGCGCTCCGCTGGCCAACGAACTGGACGGCTGGAACGGCATGAGCGCCGGCCGCGCGAAGGTGTCGGGCTACGGTTCCATCGGACACGCCCAGGTGCTTGCCTCGCATTATTATGCGGCAGGGCTTGACCGTGTATCATACGTGCCCGTGTCCGTGCGGGCCTTTGAAGCCGGCGGCGAGGTATGCGTGAGCGTCCGCGAACTGGCGCTTCCCGGCGGCGCAGCGGGCCGCGATGGTCAGCTGGATGCCTATATCAGCGGACGCTCCTACGACGGCTTCGACGAGACGTACGCCTGGCGGGTCGCCGGTGATGGCACCCTGACGCTGAGACATCACGTCAATCCCCAGGGCCAGATGCCGGTCTGGCTGCCGCGGATCGGCCTGACCCTGAGCCTGGACAAGTCGCTCCGACAGGTCGAATGGTACGGCCGCGGCCCGCAGGCGTCCTATCCGGACCGCAAGTCCGGCTACCGGGTCGGTATCTGGAGATCCGACATGGACGAGATGTATGAACCGTACCTGATCCCGCAGGATTACGGCCTGCGGACAGACAACCGCTGGGTGCGCCTGACGGACGCGTCCGGCACCGGCCTGGAATTCTCGATGGACGGGCTTTTCTCTTTCAACGCCTACGACTGCACGACGGACAACCTGACGAAAGCCGTCTATGAGTACCAGCTGGTCCGGGGAGGGGACGTCACCCTGAATCTCGACTACGCGACCTCCGGCGTCGGCGACACGGCGCGCGGCATCCTGGCCGGTTACCGGGCCCTTCCGACCGCTTTTGAGCGCACTGTCACTATCCGCCCTGTCGGGCGGAAATGACGGCCGGCCACGGCGACGTGCTCGCGCTCCGGCGTGGTGACATTGATCCCCAGCGGCCGGAGACCGCGGTTTGCGGTGTCCCACACGCGCTGGCGCATGCCGGCGCCATCCGGAAAGGGATTCCAGCTGACGCCCTGCCTGGACCAATGGTCGAAGCTCATATTATAAATCTGCTGCCCGCCGCAGGTCCAGCACAGGAAAGCGGCGGCTGTCGCGAAAAGTATTTTTCTCATGATGCAGTGCTGCGCGCGGGTCAGCTGACCTTGCCTTTGCTGCCGGGTTTGTAGTTGCGCAGGAAATCCTCCAGCTTGATCTCGCTGGAGCGGGAGCCGCGGGCGACGGGGTCCATCGGCGTGCCGACAGGCTCGCCGGTGACTTCGTCCTCCGGCGGCCCGAGGATCTCGTCGATGAGCGCGAAAGTCTCCTCGAGCAGGTCCAGGGCGTGCTCGGCCTGGGCGCGCTGCTCACCGTCGCGGATCTCGTCCAGCGTCTCCCGCAGGGGAATCCGGGCGTCAATCTCGCTCACGCCGCGCTCCACTTCGAGCGCGACTTCCTCCACGGCATAGAGGACATCCTTGATCTCCTGCAGGCGCTTGATGTAGGCCTGCAGTTTCTTTATGTCGTCTGAATAACCTTTCTTCATCGCTTATTCCATCAGCTTCTTGTATTTGAAACGCTTGGGCTCCGTCTCGCCGAGGCGGGCCTTGCGGTTCTCCTCATATTCGGAGTAGCTTCCTTCGAAGAAATAGACCTGTCCGTCGCCTTCGAACGCCAGGATGTGCGTGGCGATGCGGTCCAGGAACCAGCGGTCGTGGCTGACCACCACGGCGCAGCCCGCGAAGCCGTCGAGGCCTTCCTCCAGGGCGCGGATGGTGTTGACGTCCACGTCGTTGGTCGGCTCGTCGAGCAGCAGGACGTTGCCTTCGTCCTTGAGGGTCAGCGCGAGGTGCAGGCGGTTGCGCTCGCCGCCGGACAGCACGCCGCAGAGCTTCTCCTGGTCGGCGCCCGAGAAGTTGAAGCGCGACACCCAGGAGCGCGCGTTGATGTCGCGGCCGCCCAGGCGCACCCACTCGGAGTTGCCGGCGATGGTCTCGTAGACCGTCTTGTCGGGGTCGATGCTCTTGTGCTGCTGGTCCACGTAGGCGATCTTGGCGGTCTCGCCGATCTCGATGGCGCCGCTGTCGGGCTTCTCGATGCCCATGATCAGGCGGAATAGGGTGGTCTTGCCGGCGCCGTTGGGGCCGATCACGCCCACGATGCCTGCGGGCGGCAGCACGAAGCTCAAGTGCTCGAAGAGGAGCTTGTCGCCGTAGGCCTTGCTCACGTCGTGGAACTCGATGACCTTGTTGCCGAGGTGCGGGCCGTTGGGGATATAGATCTCCAGGCGCGCCTCCTTCTCCTTGCTGTCGGCGGAGGCCAGCTTCTCGTAGGCGCCCAGACGGGCCTTCTGCTTGGCCTGGCGGGCCTTGGGTGCCATCCGGACCCATTCGAGCTCGCGCTCGAGGGTCTTGCGGCGCTTGCTCTCCTGCTTCTCCTCCTGCGCGAGGCGCTTGGTCTTCTGGTCCAGCCAGGAGGAATAATTGCCCTTCCAGGGAATGCCCTCGCCGCGGTCCAGCTCCAGGATCCAGCCGGCTACGTTGTCCAGGAAGTAGCGGTCGTGCGTGACGGCGATGACCGTGCCCTTGTATTGCTGCAGGTGGGCTTCCAGCCACTGGATACTCTCCGTGTCGAGGTGGTTGGTGGGCTCGTCAAGCAGCAGCACATCCGGGGCCTGCAGGAGCAGGCGGCAGAGGGCCACGCGGCGGCGCTCACCGCCGGAGAGTGTGGCGATCTTGGCGTCGGACGGCGGGCACTGGAGCGCGTCCATGGCCCTTTCGAGCTTGGAGTCGATCTCCCAGCCGTCGTGGTGCTCGATGAGCTCGGTGAGCTCGCCCTGGCGCTCGATCAGCTTGTTCATCTGGTCGTCGTCCATGGGCTCGCAGAACTTCATGCCGATCTCGTTGTATTCGGCCAGCAGGTCCATCACTTCCTGGACACCCTCCTGGACGACTTCCAGGACGGTCTTGTCGGGATCCATCTGCGGCTCCTGCTCCAGGTAGCCGACGCTGTAGCCGGGTGCCCAGACCACCTCGCCCTTGTAGCCCTTCTCCACGCCGGCGATGATCTTGAGGAGCGTCGACTTGCCGGAGCCGTTCAGACCGATGATGCCGATCTTGGCGCCGTAGAAGAAGGACAGGTAGATGTCCTTGAGGATGACTTTGTTGTTGTGGGGGAGGACCTTGCCGACCCCGTTCATCGAGAAGATGATCTTTTCGTCTGCCATAAATGTTTATTTGCGGGTTTGCCTGCCCTTCCAGCAGAAGAACAGGGTGGCGCCCAGCACGATCACGGCGGCGCCGATCCAGCGGTTCCAGCCCATCGGGAGGTTGAATCCGATCTGGGCGATGCTGATGTAGGTGACGCTGACGGCCGTCATGATGCAGGCCGGCAGCAGGGTCATGAGGTAATACGCGCCCTTGCGCTCGCGCGCCAGGAACACGGTCAGGGCCCAGAGGGTGAACACGGCGAGGGTCTGGTTGGCCCAGCCGAAATAGCGCCAGATGACGTTGAATCCGTCTTCGTTGGCGATGTTGAACCAGAGCATCAGCGCGGCCACCAGGAAGAGCGGGATGCTGATCGCGAGGCGCTTGCCGACGGGCTTCTGGTCGAAATGGAGGAAATCTGCGATGATGAGCCGGGCGCTGCGCAGGGCCGTGTCGCCGCTCGTGATGGGCGCGGCGACCACGCCGACCAGCGCCAAGATGCTGCCGGCGATGCCGAGCCAGCTGCGCGAGACTTTGGTGACCACGGTCGGGGCCGCGTCCGCGAAGGAGCCGCCCACTTCGGCGGCGCCGCCACCGAAGAAGAAATAGGAGGACACGGCCGCCCAGATCAGGGCGACGAGTCCTTCGGTGATCATCGAACCGTAGAAGACCGGCCGGCCGAGCTTCTCATTCTTGAGGCAGCGCGCCATCAGGGGGCTCTGCGTGGCATGGAAGCCGCTGATGGCCCCGCAGGCGATGGTCACGAACATATACGGCCAGATGGGCTGGCCCTGGCCGCCCCACGTCTGCGTGCGGTTCTGCAGGCCGTCCCAGAGCTCCGGGATCTGCGGCATCTTGACGATCAGGCCGACCAGCAGGGCCACGGCCATGAAGATCAGCGCGACGGCGAAGAAGGGGTAGATGCGTCCGATGATCTTGTCGATCGGAAGCATCGTGGCGATGATGTAGTAGACGAAGATCACGCCGGCCCACACCATGAAGGCGGTGTTGGTGCCGTCGCCGGCAAGATCCTTCAGGATCACGGCCGGGCTGTACACGAACACGGCGCCGACGAGCACCAGCAGCAGGATCGAGAAGCAGAGCATCACGGTCTTCGCGGACTTGCCGAGGTACTTTCCGATCAGCTCCGGCAGGCCCGCGCCGCCGTTGCGCAGCGACAGCATGCCGCTGAGGTAGTCGTGGACGGCTCCGCCGAAAATGCACCCGAATACGATCCAGAGATAGGCCGCCGGGCCGAATTTCGCGCCCATGATGGCGCCGAAGATGGGCCCCGTGCCGGCAATGTTGAGAAACTGGATCATGAAGACCTTCCAGGAGGGAAGGGCGATGTAGTCGATGCCGTCCGCCTTGGTCACGGCGGGCGTCGGACGGGCCGGGTCCGGGCCGAACACCCGTTCCACGAACCGGCCGTAAAGCAGGAAACCGAGGATGAGGGCGAGCACGCTGATAAAGAAAGAAACCATACTGCAAAATTATTAAAAAATGCAGAAAAATCCTTATCTTGCAGCGCAAGAACCGATACTTGAACCAAATTCTATGGACAACTGGCTGAACATATTGCTTATTGTGATCCTGATCAGCATCATCCTGATGGAAATCGCCGAGAACGGACATCCCATCCGTACGCTGACCTGGATCCTGTTGCTCATATTCCTTCCGGTCGTCGGGCTGATCCTCTATTTCTTCTTCGGCCTGGACCGCAAGAACCGCCGCATGGTCAGCGTCGAGGACATGGACAGGTTCCAGGAACTGACGGACCAGGCGGTGGAAGGAAACGTCTGCGAGGACCCGCCCGCCAGCGTCCGAAACCTGATCACGCTCCTGCATACCGCCGGCAAGGCCGTGCCCGTCAAGGGCAACGACGTACGCGTCTATACCGATTTCAGCGCGATGTACGCCGACCTGCTCGCCGACCTCGAGGCGGCGCAGCACCATATCCATTTCCAGTTCTTCAAGTTCGAGGACGACGAGATGGGCCGCAAGGCGGAGGAGATCCTCGTCCGCAAGGCCCAGAGCGGCGTCCAGGTGCGCCTGCAGATCGACGACCTGGCCAACCTGAGCCGCCGCCGCTTTTTCCGCCGGATGGCGGAGAAGGGCGTCCTGGTGCGTCCGTTCTTCCGCGTCCAGCTGTTCCTGTCGAGCGACACCAACTACCGCAACCACCGCAAGAACGTCGTCATCGACGGCCGCGTGGGCTACACGGGCGGCATGAACATCGCCAAGCGCTATGCGGTCGGCATCCGCGACGGCGTCTGGCGCGACACGCACATCCGCGTGGAGGGGCCGGTCGTGGCCGAGATGCAGACCGCCTTCCTGGTGGACTGGAAATTCTCCACCAAGCAGCTGCTGGGCGACCCGGTCTACTTCCCGAAGGTCCCGGCCGCGGGCAACCTGCTGATGCAGGTGGCCACTTCCGGTCCGCTGGGCGAGTTCCGCGTGATCATGCAGGCCATCCTGCGCGTGTTCACCGAGAGCCGCAAATACGTCTACGTGCAGACGCCGTACTTCATCCCCAACGAGCCGCTCGGCATGGCGCTGCGCAACTGCGCCCTCGCGGGCGTGGACGTGCGGCTGATCATCCCGCGCCGGGACGACGTCAACATCATCACCACGCTCGCGTCGCGCTCCTATATCAAGGACCTGCTGGCGGCGGGCGTGAAGGTGTATTTCTACGACAAGGGCTTCATGCACGCCAAGACGGTCGTCGCCGACGACGAAGTGTGCTCCATCGGCTCGACCAACCTCGACATCCGCAGTTTCGAACAGGACTTCGAGATCAACGCCTTCATCTATGACCGGAAGATGGCGAAGCAGATGCGCGAGCAGTTCCTGCTGGACCTGGAGAGCTGCACGCAGGTGGACCCGGAGCGCTGGGCCAACCGGTCGCGGATCCACCGTTTCTGGGAGTCTTTCGCGCGGCTTTTCTCCCCGATCCTCTAGTTTTTTGCCCCGGAAGGGACGCCGGGCGGAATTTTTTTGTTACATTTGTTACGGAAACACTGTTTAACACCTTATAGTCATGAAGAAATTCTATTTGCTTACCGCCCTCGCCGTATGTGCGATGATGGTCTTCTCTTGTAAGAATGATGGCAAGGGAAAGAAGGAAATCAAAGACGCCGCCAAGGATGCAGTGGAGGCCGTTGAAGATGCAGCCCAGGATGCCGCCAAAGAGGCTGCTGACGTTATTTCCGACGCTGTCGAGGAAGCAGGCGACGCTGCTGCCAAGGCCGCTGAACGTGCCAAGCTCGAGTTGGAAAAGCTCGGCGACATCCAGCCGTACAGCGCCGTGGAGGTGAAGCCGACGTTCAACGAAGGCGATGCCAACTCTTTCGTCAAGTATGTCCAGTCGAACATCAAGTACCCCGAGAAGGCGCTTGAGAACGACATCGAGGGCAAGGTGACCGTCAACTTCGTGGTCGATGCCGCCGGCAAGATCCGCAATGCCAAGGTCGTCAAGGGTGTCGATCCCGAACTGGACGCCGAGGCGCTCCGCGTCGTGTCCGAGGCTCCGGCCTGGGCTCCTGCCAAGCAGAACGGCAAGAACGTTCCCGTGACCTGCTCGATTCCCGTCACGTTCAAGATTGTCAAATAGATCGTAACTGACTGATTGACGCCTCTCCGGGACTCCGGGGAGGCGTTTTTTTGCCCCTGACGGCCAATTGGTTAAAATATTTTTAATTTTTTTAACTATGATTTGAAATTATTGCTACATTTGCGTCCGGAATATAGTTAACAACATTTCAACCATGAAAAAAATTATTTCTATTATCGCCCTTGTCGCTTGCGCGACGATGTTCGTTTCTTGCAAGAACGCCAGCAAGAACGCCGAAGAAGCTGTTGAGACCATTGAGAACGCCGTCGAAACCGCCGATAGCCTCGCTACCGAGTTCGTCGAGGCTGTCGACAGCACCGTCGTGGCTGAGTAAGCCCAGCGCTTCGATCGCGTCAAGATAAATCGCGAAACAAGTCAGACAGCGCCTCCCCGGTGACCGCGTTTAACGCGAGGTCGTCCGGGGAGGCCCCTTTTTCGGGGGTGTTGCCCCCGCAGAGGTCCACGCCGATGATGCGGCGGGCGCCGATGACGGCGCGCAGGGCCCCTTTCAATTCTTCCAGGGTCATCCGCCCCTGGTCCCAGTCCGTCCGGGCATATTCTTCGGACAGCACGTCCAGGTCGATGGACAGATAGACCGGCAGGTCGGGCAGCTCCGCCAGGGCGGGGAAGTCTTCTGCGTCCCGGATCCAGCGGTCGGCGCGCAGCATCGGCAGGCGCCGCGCTTCGCGGACCCAGCTGCCGCAGCTGAGCAGGCCGCCGTCGAAGGCACCCGGCTGGTCGTCGGGATGATGGTCGAAAAGCACGAGCTGGAAAGGCTCGCCGATCCGCTCCAGCCAGAACAGGGATATATAATGGTAGTCACCCGTCCCGATGGCGTGGACGGCATGCAGGGGGAGGCCCGCGATGCGTTCCCTGATGGCCCGGGCGCTGTCTTCCGAGCAATAACAATTTGTCCCTTCCAGAGCCGAAAAATCTGCAAAAATTCGATTCATGACGGCGTAAAAATAGGAAAAAATAAAAAAATTGCCTACTTTTGTTGATTGTAGTTCGATACCTAATGGAACAGGAGCAGCAGCAATATCCCCTCGATCCCGAGAAGGTTTACTTCTCGATGGACGAGTTGACCCTTGATACTGAGGAAGGTCCCAAGACGTACCGCATGGGATCCTGGCTCAATATCGATCCTGTCCGCATCCACCGGATGATCATCCGCGACAAGATCCTGCAGGTCGACGAGATGGAGGTGCTCAATCCGCTCGTGAGCAAGCTGCGCCGCGCGGACCCCGACTACTACAAGAAATTCATGGGGCTGCGCCTGATCATCGACTATCCCGGCTACAGCTCCGGCATCCTTGCCAAGATCCCCTTCGAGAACGACCCCGTCGGCTTTTATAAATGGTGGCGCAAGGGCAAGCACGAAGACAAGGTCTATCTTTCGCTGGGCAATCAGGTCCGTCTTTTCCAGAAAGTCAAGATGATGGATCCCCGGATGATTCTCAAGAAAGACCTCGAAATACTCAAATAACACTAACTACCTTTATGGATAATCTCCTGAAAATGACTTGTCTGCATGATCTCCACGTCGAGCTCCATGCCAAGATGAGCCCTTTTGCCGGTTATGACATGCCGATCCAGTACAGCGGCATCATCGACGAGCACAACGCCGTCCGTCATGCCGTCGGCGTCTTCGACGTCTCGCACATGGGCGAGGTCTTCGTCAGCGGCCCTGACGCCGAGTCTTTTGTCAACCACATTTTCACCAATGACGTGCGCCCCATGGAGCCGGGCCAGATCCTCTACGGGATGATGCTCTATCCCGACGGCGGCACGGTGGACGACCTGCTGGTCTATCGCGAGCGCGAGCCGCAGCACTACCTGCTGGTGGTCAATGCCGCCAACATCGACAAGGACTACGCCTGGATGAAGGAGCAGTCCGAGGGTTTCGACGTGAAGATCGACAACCAGTCCGACGCCTGGGGGCAGATCGCCGTCCAGGGGCCGGAGGCCGAGAAGGCCGTCTGCGGCACGCTGGGCTTCCCGGAGGCCGCTCCGCTGACTTTCTATACCTTCCTTGACGCGGAACGCGACGGCCGCCGCGTGATCGTCAGCCGTACCGGCTACACCGGTGAGGACGGCTTCGAGATCTATGCCGCGCCGGACCAGATCCGCCGGTACTGGCAGCAGCTGATGGCGGCAGGCGTCAAGCCCTGCGGGCTCGGCTGCCGCGACACGCTGCGCTTCGAGGCCGGCATGCCGCTCTACGGCGACGAGCTGACCGCCGACATTTCCCCGATCATGGCGGGTCTCGGGATGTTCTGCAAGCTGGACAAGCCCGAATTCATCGGCAAGGAGGCGCTCGCCGCGCAGA
This Bacteroidales bacterium WCE2004 DNA region includes the following protein-coding sequences:
- a CDS encoding beta-galactosidase, translating into MRKFLLTLSAVTMALCGVSAQDKPYLEDLSYYLENTSVFEQNQEPGRAFHIPAQAVSLNGKWRFQYFESPYDVPKDFFRPSFNDRKWSWIEVPSNWEMQGFGQAVFRNVSAPFAVTMPESILAQLRRVLDDPEASEMQKMMARYRLGGGEANPFAVQMPNVPMETNPTGAYRTSFQLPAAWKGEQVFLRFEKVASGSFVWVNGRQVGYNEGAQEPSEYNITPYLKPGKNTVAVLVVKYCDGYYLEGQDYWRLAGIFDDVTVFAVPRVRIRDWQVITDFGADYIDSDLSLAVDLQAFGASESGLGLAAEVSFRGQPVASMQRSGIDLAADGQQTVRLGARVAAPRKWSSETPDLYDLKMTLTDASGRVVDEVCKRIGFKKTEIRDGVFYLNGQPLKVSATNSHMQHPDLGHAMTEDVVRRDFEILKQFNFNAVRTSHYPPVNEYLDLADEYGLFIIDETGDEAHATEYASDMPEFTEMYRERVRRMVLRDRNHACVLFWSAGNESGEGDNITEVVKEGKSLDPTRFWMYGGNAAKHPAEDIVGPRYPSPLEHEIGYGLDRQDLRPSFMDEYLSVAGNGGGGVDDYWDVIYAHPKLLGGALWDFVSVGLNQPVRALQDKSGNGVPAHIMGQARLVKGRTGNAIDLNRQDQWVQVYRADAVEISGDGLTLTLDILPRRYNADGGYLITKGENQFGLKQQGTDRLDFYLDNGARQVLSAPLPTDWEGRWHNVTATYDGRAMRIYIDGAEAASMPMKGSIRNLPLSLCIGRSEEALGQDTNVFVCDALIDNAGVFDKAFAPSALDPSQAALWLDFEEETREGTFWSYGIGARTYGSIWPDRSVQPEMWQLKKSTQPLAFLPVDPERGIVEVWNRNHFLNASHYKTVWTLSADEEVVDSGVLDLDVAPLSRQIVRVPVQRPAAVPGKEYRLNFSSVLAHDEIWAKAGHEVSWEQFELKSWNVPAAPVPASGKQVRLQNDGNRIVASGEGFAYGFDARTGALVSVVVDGRELLAEPLRFNLWRAPLANELDGWNGMSAGRAKVSGYGSIGHAQVLASHYYAAGLDRVSYVPVSVRAFEAGGEVCVSVRELALPGGAAGRDGQLDAYISGRSYDGFDETYAWRVAGDGTLTLRHHVNPQGQMPVWLPRIGLTLSLDKSLRQVEWYGRGPQASYPDRKSGYRVGIWRSDMDEMYEPYLIPQDYGLRTDNRWVRLTDASGTGLEFSMDGLFSFNAYDCTTDNLTKAVYEYQLVRGGDVTLNLDYATSGVGDTARGILAGYRALPTAFERTVTIRPVGRK
- a CDS encoding ATP-binding cassette protein, ChvD family; translation: MADEKIIFSMNGVGKVLPHNNKVILKDIYLSFFYGAKIGIIGLNGSGKSTLLKIIAGVEKGYKGEVVWAPGYSVGYLEQEPQMDPDKTVLEVVQEGVQEVMDLLAEYNEIGMKFCEPMDDDQMNKLIERQGELTELIEHHDGWEIDSKLERAMDALQCPPSDAKIATLSGGERRRVALCRLLLQAPDVLLLDEPTNHLDTESIQWLEAHLQQYKGTVIAVTHDRYFLDNVAGWILELDRGEGIPWKGNYSSWLDQKTKRLAQEEKQESKRRKTLERELEWVRMAPKARQAKQKARLGAYEKLASADSKEKEARLEIYIPNGPHLGNKVIEFHDVSKAYGDKLLFEHLSFVLPPAGIVGVIGPNGAGKTTLFRLIMGIEKPDSGAIEIGETAKIAYVDQQHKSIDPDKTVYETIAGNSEWVRLGGRDINARSWVSRFNFSGADQEKLCGVLSGGERNRLHLALTLKDEGNVLLLDEPTNDVDVNTIRALEEGLDGFAGCAVVVSHDRWFLDRIATHILAFEGDGQVYFFEGSYSEYEENRKARLGETEPKRFKYKKLME
- a CDS encoding Carbon starvation protein CstA, which codes for MVSFFISVLALILGFLLYGRFVERVFGPDPARPTPAVTKADGIDYIALPSWKVFMIQFLNIAGTGPIFGAIMGAKFGPAAYLWIVFGCIFGGAVHDYLSGMLSLRNGGAGLPELIGKYLGKSAKTVMLCFSILLLVLVGAVFVYSPAVILKDLAGDGTNTAFMVWAGVIFVYYIIATMLPIDKIIGRIYPFFAVALIFMAVALLVGLIVKMPQIPELWDGLQNRTQTWGGQGQPIWPYMFVTIACGAISGFHATQSPLMARCLKNEKLGRPVFYGSMITEGLVALIWAAVSSYFFFGGGAAEVGGSFADAAPTVVTKVSRSWLGIAGSILALVGVVAAPITSGDTALRSARLIIADFLHFDQKPVGKRLAISIPLFLVAALMLWFNIANEDGFNVIWRYFGWANQTLAVFTLWALTVFLARERKGAYYLMTLLPACIMTAVSVTYISIAQIGFNLPMGWNRWIGAAVIVLGATLFFCWKGRQTRK
- a CDS encoding cardiolipin synthase, producing MDNWLNILLIVILISIILMEIAENGHPIRTLTWILLLIFLPVVGLILYFFFGLDRKNRRMVSVEDMDRFQELTDQAVEGNVCEDPPASVRNLITLLHTAGKAVPVKGNDVRVYTDFSAMYADLLADLEAAQHHIHFQFFKFEDDEMGRKAEEILVRKAQSGVQVRLQIDDLANLSRRRFFRRMAEKGVLVRPFFRVQLFLSSDTNYRNHRKNVVIDGRVGYTGGMNIAKRYAVGIRDGVWRDTHIRVEGPVVAEMQTAFLVDWKFSTKQLLGDPVYFPKVPAAGNLLMQVATSGPLGEFRVIMQAILRVFTESRKYVYVQTPYFIPNEPLGMALRNCALAGVDVRLIIPRRDDVNIITTLASRSYIKDLLAAGVKVYFYDKGFMHAKTVVADDEVCSIGSTNLDIRSFEQDFEINAFIYDRKMAKQMREQFLLDLESCTQVDPERWANRSRIHRFWESFARLFSPIL
- a CDS encoding protein TonB, whose protein sequence is MKKFYLLTALAVCAMMVFSCKNDGKGKKEIKDAAKDAVEAVEDAAQDAAKEAADVISDAVEEAGDAAAKAAERAKLELEKLGDIQPYSAVEVKPTFNEGDANSFVKYVQSNIKYPEKALENDIEGKVTVNFVVDAAGKIRNAKVVKGVDPELDAEALRVVSEAPAWAPAKQNGKNVPVTCSIPVTFKIVK
- a CDS encoding aminomethyltransferase; amino-acid sequence: MDNLLKMTCLHDLHVELHAKMSPFAGYDMPIQYSGIIDEHNAVRHAVGVFDVSHMGEVFVSGPDAESFVNHIFTNDVRPMEPGQILYGMMLYPDGGTVDDLLVYREREPQHYLLVVNAANIDKDYAWMKEQSEGFDVKIDNQSDAWGQIAVQGPEAEKAVCGTLGFPEAAPLTFYTFLDAERDGRRVIVSRTGYTGEDGFEIYAAPDQIRRYWQQLMAAGVKPCGLGCRDTLRFEAGMPLYGDELTADISPIMAGLGMFCKLDKPEFIGKEALAAQKAEGVSHKLVGIELADKAVPRHGYPVELADGTEVGVVTTGYHSISLEKSICFALVDSACTALGTQLFVRIRKNAFPGVVVKKRFYQTNYKK